Proteins encoded in a region of the Zea mays cultivar B73 chromosome 2, Zm-B73-REFERENCE-NAM-5.0, whole genome shotgun sequence genome:
- the LOC103645893 gene encoding protein SDA1 homolog, whose amino-acid sequence MPRKHAPAFTPEAASASSSGGAGQPHNLPVLQAKMKRDPEGYEEELRQLHRHFESSVFLFQQQAALATTSSSGGGGEVAKELGDLALFLAHVAPFYPDDLADLPDQIGGLLDTNARGLPPGLRSHLVQALVLLVNRKIVDLEDTMELFMELQVIGDRAVKKLAFSHIVHSIRRMNQKHKNESTNRKLQNVLFKFLQAEEESRAKRAFTILCDLHRRRVWFDERTTNAICDACFHPSSRIMIAAISFLLGYENAPQEDDSDASSSEDEADQNPQILLSKQDVYKANHKGTSASKKKKKAKLQRVIRSMKRQQRKSVEETGSSFYSPLTYLKDAQGFAEKLFSRLQKCNERFEVRMMMLKVIARTIGLHHLVLLNFYPYLQRYVQPHQRDVTTLLAAAVQACHDMVPPDAVEPLFKQIVNQFVHDRSRPEAIAVGLNVVREICMRIPLMMNEDLLQDLVLYKKSHEKAVSIAARSLITLFREICPSLLVKKDRGRPVDPKARPKAFGEVTVASNVPGAELLDENISSEGESSDDESDGFHSDDEMDLTPAPPGTEENMEGSSVANKHDADGDTKEEDDASDDEDGTDQDDSNSDSDELDDDSDVDVGTDISDEDEGDDGELKESINGSEDEALDQNEDSEEEDKSKGSGSKAQKRKLNDYIGQLNSADASLRALKRLATAKKAEEPSDETGKILSDEDFKRIKELKAKKEAKLALAQHGLIKGVDTRSVTFKMPSSDQLSRKRVDPLELEAHVRRKMSKEERLALVKAGREDRGPYMARAAVKQKKTGGLSNKQKQHKKRMPLAATRAKAARSRQEKKQQRKRSGNQFRGRKAWK is encoded by the exons ATGCCGCGCAAGCACGCGCCGGCGTTTACGCCGGAGGCAGCCTCCGCCTCTTCGTCAGGCGGGGCTGGCCAGCCGCATAACCTCCCCGTgcttcaggcgaagatgaagcgtgACCCGGAGGGCTACGAGGAGGAGCTCCGCCAGCTCCACCGCCACTTCGAGTCCTCGGTGTTCctattccagcagcaggcggcgctggCTACAACCTCGTCCTCGGGAGGCGGCGGGGAGGTGGCCAAGGAGCTCGGGGACCTCGCCCTGTTCCTTGCCCACGTCGCGCCTTTCTACCCGGATGACCTCGCCGATTTGCCCGACCAGATTGGTGGCTTGCTCGACACCAACGCGCGTGGGCTGCCGCCGGGGCTCAGGTCTCACCTCGTGCAGGCGCTTGTATTGCTGGTGAATCGGAAG ATTGTCGATCTTGAGGACACAATGGAGTTATTCATGGAGCTTCAAGTTATTGGAGATCGAGCTGTAAAAAAGCTAGCATTTTCGCATATTGTACACAGTATCAGGAGGATGAACCAGAAGCACAAGAATGAATCGACAAATCGTAAACTGCAAAACGTCCTTTTTAAATTCTTACAG GCTGAAGAAGAGTCACGAGCAAAGAGAGCATTTACTATCCTTTGTGATCTTCACCGTCGGAGGGTCTGGTTTGATGAACGCACAACAAATGCAATATGTGATGCTTGTTTCCACCCTTCCTCTAG GATTATGATAGCTGCTATTTCATTTCTTCTTGGATATGAAAATGCtccacaagaggatgatagcGACGCATCAAGCAGTGAAGATGAAGCAGATCAAAACCCACAAATTCTTCTCAGTAAACAGGACGTTTATAAG GCAAATCACAAGGGTACGTCTGCTAGTAAAAAAAAGAAGAAAGCTAAATTACAGCGGGTCATTCGTAGCATGAAAAGACAACAGCGGAAATCTGTCGAGGAAACTGGTTCCAGTTTCTATTCACCCCTGACATATTTAAAAGATGCCCAG GGTTTTGCGGAGAAGCTTTTCTCTCGGTTGCAGAAATGCAATGAGCGATTTGAG GTAAGGATGATGATGCTAAAAGTAATCGCGAGGACCATTGGGCTGCATCACTTGGTTTTGTTGAACTTCTACCCGTATCTTCAAAGATACGTTCAA CCTCATCAACGAGATGTGACGACTCTACTCGCTGCAGCAGTTCAGGCTTGCCATGATATG GTACCTCCAGATGCTGTTGAACCACTGTTCAAGCAGATAGTAAATCAGTTTGTGCATGACCGTTCTCGTCCAGAG GCTATTGCTGTTGGCTTAAATGTTGTGAGAGAGATCTGCATGAGAATACCTTTG ATGATGAATGAGGATCTGCTCCAAGACCTCGTTTTATACAAAAAGTCCCATGAGAAAGCTGTTTCCATTGCTGCTCGTTCGCTGATCACATTGTTCAGAGAG ATCTGTCCTTCATTGTTAGTCAAGAAAGATCGTGGCCGTCCTGTGGATCCAAAGGCTCGGCCCAAAGCATTTGGAGAAGTCACTGTTGCTAGCAACGTTCCTGGTGCCGAGTTGCTAGATGAAAATATTTCTTCAGAAGGGGAAAGTTCGGACGATGAGTCTGATGGTTTTCACTCCGATGATGAGATGGACTTGACACCTGCCCCTCCTGGAACAGAAGAAAATATGGAGGGTTCATCTGTTGCAAACAAACATGATGCCGATGGAGATACCAAAGAGGAAGATGACGCATCTGATGATGAAGATGGTACGGATCAAGATGACTCCAACAGTGATAGTGATGAACTAGACGATGACTCTGATGTGGATGTGGGTACTGATATATCTGATGAAGACGAAGGTGACGACGGTGAACTGAAAGAAAGCATAAATGGTTCAGAGGATGAAGCTTTAGACCAGAATGAAGACAGCGAAGAGGAAGACAAGTCAAAAGGCAGTGGCTCTAAAGCGCAGAAGAGGAAGTTAAATGATTATATTGGACAGCTAAATTCTGCTGATGCAAGCCTTCGAGCTCTGAAGAGGTTAGCAACTGCCAAGAAGGCTGAAGAACCATCTGATGAAACTGGTAAAATTCTATCCGATGAAGATTTCAAACGCATCAAAGAACTCAAG GCTAAGAAAGAAGCGAAGCTGGCTTTGGCTCAGCATGGACTAATCAAGGGTGTCGACACAAGGTCTGTAACCTTTAAGATGCCATCATCTGACCAGCTCAGCAGGAAGCGTGTCGATCCACTTGAGCTTGAG GCTCACGTCAGGAGAAAGATGTCCAAGGAAGAAAGGTTGGCGTTGGTGAAAGCTGGAAGAGAGGATAGAGGTCCTTACATGGCAAGGGCGGCCGTGAAACAGAAAAAG ACCGGTGGACTGAGCAATAAGCAGAAGCAGCACAAGAAGAGGATGCCACTGGCAGCGACTAGAGCCAAGGCAGCACGTTCCCGGCAGGAGAAGAAGCAGCAGCGCAAGCGCTCCGGGAATCAGTTCAGGGGCCGCAAGGCGTGGAAGTGA